A region of the Carya illinoinensis cultivar Pawnee chromosome 16, C.illinoinensisPawnee_v1, whole genome shotgun sequence genome:
TCATACTTCTAGTGTACGTGTGTATACGGGTATAAGTACTGGTTTGCAGTTGTGATACTTGCAACAGCATGCCCATTCATTGCCATATTTCGATGGCTAATTCGCATATTCACAGCTTGTACTTGTGCCTTATCATTTTCTGTATCTCCCACCTCCTAGCTTCCACCTTGGGAGAATCTAACAACTATATCATTCACATGGACTCATCTTTCATGCCTAAAGCCTTTTCTGCCCACCATAACTGGTACTTGTCCACTGTTGCCTCTGTATTGGAAAATTCTGATCTTAGCACCAATAATGTCACAAGTACTACCGCCTCCTCTTCTAAGCTTATCTATAGCTATACGCATGTTATGAATGGTTTCTCTGCAAGTCTTTCTCTATCTGAGCTTGAGGCCTTGAAAAGATCTCCAggttttgtttcttcaatccGGGACTTGCCTGTTAGAGCTGACACAACTCATTCTTCCCAATTTCTTGGCCTTAACTCCAACTCAGGTGCATGGCCAGCGTCAAACTATGGCCAGGATGTCATAATTGGGGTGGTGGATTCAGGGGTTTGGCCAGAGAGCCCAAGCTTTAATGACAATGGCATGTCAGAAATTCCATCAAGGTGGAAAGGAGAATGTGCAGGTGGCTCTGAGTTCAATTCGTCTTTGTGCAACAAGAAGCTCATTGGAGCTCGGTTCTTTAACAAAGGTCTGATTGCCGAATATCCGAATGTGACCAAAACAATTGAGAATTCCACGCGAGATTCAGAAGGACATGGGACACACACGTCGAGCACAGCTGCTGGAAACTATGTTGAAGGTGCATCCTTCTTTGGCTATGCCCCCGGAACCGCTAGAGGCATGGCTCCCCGGGCAAGGGTGGCCATCTACAAGGCTCTCTGGGAAAACGGCTCCGTCACATCCGATATTATTGCCGCCATTGATCAAGCAATTATGGACGGTGTGGATGTCATATCATTATCGTTTGGTTTGGATGGGGTTCCTTTTTACGAGGACCCTGTCGCCATAGCTACATTTGCAGCCTTGGAGAAGGGCGTTTTCGTTACCACATCAGCAGGAAATGAGGGACCTTTCATTGGGACTCTACACAATGGCACGCCGTGGGTTTTAACTGTTGCTGCTGGTAACATAGACCGTGACTTTCGCGGAGTCATTACTCTTGGCAATGGAGTTTCAATAGAGGGGTCGTCTCTCTTTCCGGGAAATTCATATTTCAGCCACCGTCCAATTGTTTTTATGAATGACTGTGCTAActtgaagaaattgaagaaagTTCGGCACAAGATTGTTGTGTGCGAAGACCGGAATGGATCCTTGTCTTTGCAAGTTGAGAAAGTTGTACTAGCAAAAGTTGCAGCCGGTGTCTTTATAACTAATGATACTGACTTGGAGTTCTTCATCGAGAGCCCCTTTCCGGCAGTTTTCTTGAATCGAAAGGATGGAGAAACTGTCAAAGATTACATCAAGATCAACTCCAAGGCAAAAGCAAAGTTGGAATTTCAAAAGACTATCCTCGGCACAAAACCAGCACCAAGTGTTACTGGCTATAGTTCTAGAGGGCCATCTCCGAGCTGCCCATTTGTCTTGAAACCCGACTTAATGGCTCCTGGTGATTTAATCTTAGCTGCATGGCCACAAAATGTCGCGGCGGCCCTGGTGGACGACCACGAACTATTTAGTAACTTTATTCTGTTGTCCGGAACATCAATGGCATGCCCACATGCAGCAGGAGTGGCTGCACTTTTGAA
Encoded here:
- the LOC122299791 gene encoding subtilisin-like protease SBT3; the protein is MPIHCHISMANSHIHSLYLCLIIFCISHLLASTLGESNNYIIHMDSSFMPKAFSAHHNWYLSTVASVLENSDLSTNNVTSTTASSSKLIYSYTHVMNGFSASLSLSELEALKRSPGFVSSIRDLPVRADTTHSSQFLGLNSNSGAWPASNYGQDVIIGVVDSGVWPESPSFNDNGMSEIPSRWKGECAGGSEFNSSLCNKKLIGARFFNKGLIAEYPNVTKTIENSTRDSEGHGTHTSSTAAGNYVEGASFFGYAPGTARGMAPRARVAIYKALWENGSVTSDIIAAIDQAIMDGVDVISLSFGLDGVPFYEDPVAIATFAALEKGVFVTTSAGNEGPFIGTLHNGTPWVLTVAAGNIDRDFRGVITLGNGVSIEGSSLFPGNSYFSHRPIVFMNDCANLKKLKKVRHKIVVCEDRNGSLSLQVEKVVLAKVAAGVFITNDTDLEFFIESPFPAVFLNRKDGETVKDYIKINSKAKAKLEFQKTILGTKPAPSVTGYSSRGPSPSCPFVLKPDLMAPGDLILAAWPQNVAAALVDDHELFSNFILLSGTSMACPHAAGVAALLKGAHPEWSPAAIRSALMTTSDTLDNTLGPIKDKGGDNINTVATPLAMGAGHINPNKAINPGLIYDVKLEDYVNLLCALNYSMKQIKIITKSASNKCSSTTSSLDLNYPSFIAFFNANDSNSDATTVQEFHRTVTNVGDGQSIYVASITPIKGIQVSVKPDKLVFKEKNEKQSFKLAIEGPRLLKEATVFGYLSWVHTAGKYIVNSPIVATRVSSEFVS